A part of Corynebacterium lactis RW2-5 genomic DNA contains:
- a CDS encoding hydrogenase small subunit: MISGANWQEGTLGENLARAGVSRRSFMKFCGTMAAIFAAGTPNVGEAAAQSLTPTAEEIADKLAAVKKPKVAWLQLQECTGCMESVLRSGGTTAEDVVLNLVSMDYNELLMAPSGHAAEKALDDLNAEDHILVVNGSIPTGENGAYCTIGGKSAEQVLLEAAEKATAILAVGACAVWGSVQAARPNPTGAKGVDEIIKDRPVINVSGCPPIGEVITATLTYVLTYGKAPEVDAEGRPKFAYDQRIHDSCPRRAHYDAGQFVQTFDDEGARNGWCLYEVGCKGPSTFSPCPIVQWNLKSGWPIGAGHPCIGCTEKDFFDQFTPFYDKLPDIPGIGIEANVNTIGLGLLGATAAGAAVHAGLTVVKTMKIKRSNGEEKLLAAFGGVEGTPAPTVPSQATSQAPSATQTSTQTSAPGSTPAPGTEGK, encoded by the coding sequence ATGATTAGTGGCGCAAATTGGCAAGAGGGGACGCTCGGCGAAAACCTAGCCCGGGCTGGAGTCTCCCGACGCAGTTTTATGAAGTTTTGTGGCACCATGGCGGCGATTTTTGCCGCGGGTACGCCCAACGTAGGAGAAGCAGCGGCGCAGTCGCTCACCCCAACGGCAGAAGAGATTGCTGACAAGCTCGCGGCCGTGAAGAAGCCCAAGGTTGCATGGTTGCAGCTTCAGGAGTGCACGGGCTGCATGGAATCTGTACTGCGCTCCGGAGGCACCACGGCAGAGGATGTGGTGCTCAACCTCGTGTCGATGGACTACAACGAGCTGCTGATGGCGCCGTCGGGCCATGCTGCGGAGAAGGCCTTGGACGACCTCAACGCGGAAGACCACATTCTTGTGGTCAACGGATCTATTCCGACTGGCGAGAATGGCGCCTACTGCACAATCGGCGGCAAGTCCGCAGAGCAGGTGCTGCTGGAAGCAGCCGAGAAGGCCACCGCGATTCTCGCCGTCGGCGCTTGCGCGGTGTGGGGCTCCGTACAGGCGGCGCGCCCGAACCCCACCGGCGCCAAGGGCGTCGACGAAATCATTAAGGATAGGCCGGTCATCAACGTCTCCGGATGCCCGCCGATTGGCGAGGTCATCACCGCGACCCTGACCTACGTGCTCACCTACGGCAAGGCCCCCGAGGTCGATGCCGAAGGCAGGCCGAAGTTCGCGTATGACCAGCGCATTCATGACTCCTGCCCGCGCCGCGCGCACTACGATGCGGGCCAGTTCGTGCAGACCTTCGATGACGAGGGCGCGCGCAACGGTTGGTGTCTCTACGAGGTCGGCTGTAAGGGACCGTCCACGTTCAGCCCCTGCCCGATTGTGCAGTGGAACCTGAAGTCGGGATGGCCGATTGGTGCCGGGCACCCGTGCATTGGTTGCACCGAGAAGGACTTCTTCGATCAATTCACGCCGTTCTACGACAAGCTGCCGGACATCCCCGGTATCGGTATCGAGGCCAACGTCAACACGATTGGCTTAGGGCTATTGGGCGCCACCGCGGCCGGAGCCGCCGTTCACGCCGGACTGACTGTGGTCAAGACCATGAAAATCAAGCGCAGCAATGGAGAAGAAAAGCTACTCGCTGCGTTCGGCGGAGTCGAAGGCACTCCGGCTCCGACAGTGCCAAGCCAAGCGACAAGCCAAGCTCCAAGCGCAACGCAGACATCAACGCAGACAAGCGCGCCGGGTTCGACACCAGCGCCGGGTACCGAGGGGAAGTAG
- a CDS encoding nickel-dependent hydrogenase large subunit yields the protein MASEKVVIDPITRIEGHLRIELEREGDKITTAWSETTQFRGIETIVKNRDPRDVWAFVGRICGVCTGTHSVASIAAVEDAIGSNPPPQARRIRDLVIASQEVHDHVVHFYHLHGLDWIDVTSALEADPKKTVEFAQSIGSTWKGNTEETFARVKDTVKGIVDSGQLSIFTGGYWGHKDYRLPPEANLMAVAHYLDALAFQRSIIRINTVFGGKNPHPNFLVGGMACSIDPDRSETVNQVGLDQIKAWVDEIVEFVNDCFYPDAVAIMSVYKDYFDIGRSSDTFLAVGMAGATYSGDPAKSRVATVHPSVKPGVILDGDYTKVHPFKPELIEEFINSAWYEQEAGDDAGLKPFEGETTAKYTGPTPPYDWVSDNEKYTWSKAPRYDGRAVQVGPVARVLLAYLQKEPETVRLVDEVVGKLGIKIEQMNSTAGRTYARAVESVTTANYLADHILPEFIEALKAGDIDVFDNTKWEPSSWPDKCQGVGFIEVARGMLSHWVKIENGKVTNYQAVVPTTWLAGGRDPKGQLGPYEEALAGDGKHPLADPEQPLEPLRTIHSFDPCMACAVHVMDPEGQEMFKVMTS from the coding sequence ATGGCCAGTGAGAAAGTAGTCATTGATCCGATTACCCGTATCGAGGGGCACCTGCGCATCGAGCTCGAGCGCGAGGGCGACAAGATCACAACCGCCTGGAGCGAGACCACTCAGTTCCGCGGTATCGAAACGATTGTTAAGAATCGCGATCCCCGCGACGTCTGGGCCTTCGTCGGCCGAATCTGCGGTGTGTGTACCGGTACTCACTCGGTTGCCTCAATCGCCGCGGTCGAGGACGCGATCGGCTCGAACCCGCCGCCGCAGGCCCGCCGCATCCGCGACCTGGTCATCGCTTCGCAGGAAGTCCACGACCACGTCGTGCACTTCTACCACTTGCACGGCCTCGACTGGATCGACGTTACCTCGGCTCTGGAGGCGGACCCGAAGAAGACCGTCGAGTTTGCACAGTCGATTGGCTCTACCTGGAAGGGCAACACCGAGGAGACCTTCGCCCGCGTGAAGGATACCGTCAAGGGCATTGTTGATTCCGGCCAGCTGTCCATCTTCACCGGCGGCTACTGGGGACACAAGGATTACCGCCTGCCCCCGGAGGCGAATCTCATGGCGGTGGCTCACTACCTGGACGCGCTGGCATTTCAGCGCTCGATCATCCGCATTAATACTGTCTTCGGCGGCAAGAACCCGCACCCGAACTTCCTGGTCGGCGGCATGGCCTGCTCGATCGACCCGGATCGCTCCGAGACCGTCAACCAGGTCGGCCTGGACCAGATAAAGGCGTGGGTCGACGAGATTGTCGAGTTCGTCAACGACTGCTTCTACCCGGATGCAGTCGCAATCATGAGCGTCTACAAGGACTACTTCGACATCGGACGCTCCTCCGATACTTTCTTGGCCGTCGGCATGGCGGGCGCGACCTACTCTGGTGACCCCGCCAAGTCCCGCGTCGCAACCGTCCACCCGAGCGTCAAGCCGGGCGTCATCCTCGACGGCGATTACACCAAGGTGCATCCTTTCAAGCCGGAGCTGATCGAAGAGTTCATCAACTCGGCATGGTACGAGCAGGAAGCCGGAGACGATGCCGGACTCAAGCCCTTCGAGGGCGAGACCACCGCGAAGTACACCGGCCCGACTCCGCCGTACGACTGGGTATCGGATAACGAGAAGTACACCTGGTCCAAGGCTCCGCGTTACGACGGCCGCGCCGTCCAGGTGGGTCCCGTTGCCCGTGTCCTGCTGGCATACCTGCAGAAGGAACCGGAAACGGTACGCCTCGTGGACGAAGTCGTCGGGAAGCTGGGGATCAAGATTGAGCAGATGAACTCCACCGCGGGGCGCACCTACGCCCGCGCCGTCGAATCGGTGACGACCGCCAACTACCTGGCGGACCACATCCTGCCCGAGTTCATCGAGGCCCTGAAGGCCGGCGATATCGACGTTTTCGACAACACCAAGTGGGAGCCTTCGTCATGGCCGGATAAGTGCCAGGGCGTCGGCTTCATCGAAGTTGCCCGTGGCATGCTGAGCCACTGGGTCAAGATCGAAAACGGCAAGGTCACCAACTACCAGGCAGTCGTGCCGACCACCTGGCTCGCAGGCGGCCGCGACCCGAAGGGCCAGCTCGGTCCCTACGAGGAGGCGCTGGCTGGAGACGGCAAGCACCCGCTGGCCGATCCGGAGCAACCGCTCGAGCCACTGCGCACCATCCACTCCTTCGACCCGTGCATGGCCTGCGCGGTCCATGTGATGGATCCGGAGGGCCAAGAGATGTTTAAGGTGATGACATCATGA